CGAATCCACCGTGAAGCGCGCGGCGACATCGGCTGGGTCGAGGTGCGCGGCGAAGTCCAGCTCACCCGCGACGGAAAGCGGCTGATCACCGGTCTCGTGCTCGACGTGACGGAGCGGGTCGCCGCCGAGCGGTCGCTGCGTGAAAGTGAAGCGCGGTTCCGCAGTATGGCCGACAGCGCGCCCGTGATGATCTGGATGACCGCCAGCGACGGCCGCTTCACCTATCTCAATCAACGCTGGTATGAATTCACCGGAGATTCCGCCGACGACGCGACTGCACTGGAGGCGCCCTTCGCCCGCATCCATCCCGACGATCGGATGGAGCAGCTCCGGCAGTTCGTCGAGGCGCTGGATACCCACCGCACGTTCCGGCAGGAGATGCGCCTGCGTCGGCACGACGGCGCGTATCGCTGGGTGATCAATTCGGCCACGCCCCGTTTCGGAGAACATGGCGAATGGCGTGGATTCATCGGATCGATCATCGATATCGAGGACCGCAAGCTGCTGGAGAACGAACTGCGGATGTTGGCCGCCGACCTCTCGCAGGCCGATCAGCGCAAGGACGAATTCCTCGCCACTCTCGCACACGAACTGCGCAATCCATTGGCGCCGCTGCGCAACGGCGTGGAAATCCTCCGGCTCGCCACCCCCACGCCCGAAGTCCTGGAACGCACGCGCGGCATGATGGAGCGTCAACTGGGTCAGCTCGTGCGCCTGGTCGACGATCTGCTCGATGTCTCCCGCATCACCAGTGGCAAACTCGAGCTGCGCCATGACCTGCTCACGTTGCAGGTCAAGCTGACCAATGCCTCCGAAGCCAGCAATCCGCTGCTGGCCTCGCGGGCACAGCGTCTGCACATCTCCGCGCCCGATGAGCCGGTGATCGTGGAAGGGGACGCCGCGCGCCTCTCGCAGATCTTCGCCAACCTTCTCGACAACGCCTCGAAGTACAGTCCACGCGACAGCGATATTCACGCCACGATCACCACCACCGACACCACGGCGATCGTGACCATCCGGGATGAAGGACAGGGAATTCCGCCCCATTTGCTGCACAAGGTGTTCGATCTGTTCGCGCAGGTCGACCGTACCCTCGAACGCACCACCGGTGGACTGGGGATCGGCCTGACCCTGGTCAAACGTCTGGTGGAAATGCACGGAGGGACCATCACGGCCGAGAGTGCCGGCGAGGGTCAGGGCAGCACATTCACCGTGACCCTGCCTCTCGCACATGCGGCGGCGGGTTCTCCGCATCGCCGGACCCAGGGCGCGATACGTCCGCAGGGCGAGGGTCTCTCCATCATCATCTGTGACGACAATGTGGACGCCTCACTCACGCTGGAGACCATCCTGCGGGCGGGCGGGCATCAGGTCGAAACGGTGCACGACGGCCTGAAAGCCCTGGAGCGTGCCGGTACACAGCCCCCGGCGGTGATGATCATCGATCTCGGCATGCCCGGACTGAATGGCTTCGAGACAGCCGAACGGATTCGTCAGCTCCCCAATGGAGACCGCATCGTGCTCATTGCACTGACTGGCTGGGGCAACGACGACTACCGGCAGCGCGCCCGCGCCGCCGGTTTCGATCATCATCTCGTCAAGCCAGCCGATCCGACGGTACTGGGCGATCTGCTGGCGCGCATCAGTCGCCAGCGGCGGGCGTCAGAACACACTGCCAGATGAACCCGTCGGTCCCGCACGGCTGCCACCACCGCATACCCCATCCCAACTCCCGCACCTGCGCATCGGCATATCGCTGCCAGCGACTTCGGCGGGCACGAAGACGCGGTGATCGTCCATCGGCGAGGAAGCCGGCCTCCATCGTGATCGACAGTGTCAGCCCCTCGGGCCCGTTGGCCGGAGAGCGTTCCCGCTCGACACGGATCCCGAACACCACCGACCCATTCTCCCCCCGGATCTGCATATGGTGAAGCGCGGCCAAGCCGAGCATGGTGAGCGCCGCGATCTCCTGTTCCGAAAGATTCAGCGCCGATGCATGTTCCACTCCGGAGACATGACCGGTCGAGCCACGGGGCAGAATCGTCATGACGAGTCGTTGCAGCTGTTCCAGCCACCAGCCGGCAGGAGCTGAACGGTTCGCACCCATCTCTGAACGACCATCCCCGCCCCGAACGACCTCCAGCAGGCGCATGGCGGCGCGGATCTGCTCGGCAAGTGATTTCAGGACCATCTTCTGTTTTTCCGCGGCGGCGGAATCCCGTCCATCACCCAATTCCGCACGCAGGGCCAGCGCGCCGGCGATACTTCCCAGATCGTGCGTCACGGCCCTGACGATGTCCCGCTGCAACTGCGCAGTTTCCACGGTATCCAACGGCATCCCCTCTCCGGAGAACTCGCTTCATGTCGGCAACGACGATTCGCATCCTGCTGGTGGACGATCACGCCATTCTGCGCGAAGGGCTGGCCGCGCTCCTGAGTAGCGTGGACGGGATGCAGGTGGTCGGCCAGGCAGGCGACGGAGCGACCGCCATCGACCTGTACCGCGACCTGCTTCCCGATGTGGTGATCTGCGACCTGCGCATGCATCCGATGGACGGCACGGAGGTCACCAGCACCATCCGCGCGGAGTTTCCCTCCGCACGCATCATCCTCCTGACCACATACGATACCGACGAAGAAGTGTTTCGTGGACTCCGCGCCGGCGCTTCGAGCTATGTGCTCAAGGATGTCGAACCTGCACACCTCGTCGACACCGTGCAAGCCGTCCACGCTGGCCGCAAGGCCATCGCACCGTCGATCGCCGCCAAGCTGGCCGAACATGTGGCCAACGATGCGCTCACCGCACGGCAGCTCGAAGTCCTCGGCTGTCTTGCCCAGGGCCGGTCCAACATCGAGATCGCCGGCACGCTGTACATCAGCGAGGGAACGGTGAAAGCCCACATCAAGGCCATTCTGCAGAAACTGGGCGCGCGTGACCGGACACAGGCCGTGACCATCGGCATCAAGCGTGGGTTGATTCGTGGCCTGTGAGGAGCCCGTCTGGGATGCCATGAGGGACATGGTGGCATTTCCGACCCGTGATCTATCCCTCAGGAGGTAGATCGCGACCCCTCCCGGGGGTGACACAGGGCTTCCCACTGGAGCCACGAAAAAATGCGTCGGATGTGCAATGGATGCAGCGATGATGCGGGGGGATACTGCAAGACGAACGAGGCGGCGCGTTGTGAACGCAGCCAGCCAGTTTCCTCCCGCCCTCCAGAATGGAGCGTTCTCCCATGCCGAATCATACCCGTACCCTCGCCCTGTTTGCCGCGGCCATCATCGTCACGCAGGCGTGTGGTCGCGAAGCGGGTGACGACCGCACCGTCGAGACCAGGACCGAAGACGGGACACTTGCCGCCATGTCGGCCGACAGCGCCGATGAACGTGGTGTCGCACTCGTACGTGTCGTCAACGCCGTCCCCATGTCGCGCGAGATGATGATCCGTGCCGACGAGATGCATGTGCTGCCTTCGGTGAAGTTCCGGGGCGTGAGCGCCTATCAGCCCATCGACAAGACCTGGGCGGCATTCCAGATCGGCGACACGGTGGCTGGAACGTTCGTACCGCTCAACACCAACCGCGAGCTGCTCACCAACGGCAATCGGTACAGTCTGATCGTGCTCAAGAATCAGGAAGGCACGAATTTCGAAACGCTGATCGTGCGCGATCAATTGGTGCAGGAGCCGGGCAAGGCGGCCGTTCGTGTCGTGAATGCGGCGCCGGGGCTGCGCGAAGTGATCGTCCAGCCTCGTAACGCGGAACGACTGGTGGAAGGGCTCGACTACGGGGAGGAAGCGTCGTACAAGATGATCGAACCCTGGTCCGGCGTCCTGGAGATTCGCGCCGACAACCGGAACGAGTCACTGATCACGACCCCGAAGATGACCTTCGAGGCCGGCAAGGCCTACACCCTCGTGATCTCGCGTACGCCGCAGGGGAAGGTCGACCTCTTCTGGTTTGCCGACTCACCCATGGGTTGAAGAGCGGGCTGACGTACTCCCCGCCAGTTGCACCATCGCATTCAGCAGCGCCGCCGGCTCGCCTCCTTTGGCAAGGAAGCCGGCGGCGCCACTGGCATGTACCTCGGTCAACAATCCGGAATCCACCATGCCTGACATGACCGCCACTCCCACGGATGGGTATCGACTGCGCAGTTCACGACACAACACCAGGCCATCGGCATCGGGAAGATTGACATCGACCACGATGAGATCCGGGATGAGATCCGGTGTGCTCGTTTCGAGCATCCGGCGCGCGCTTGCCGCACTCGAAGCATGGAGCATCCGCGCGAATCGCGTATCCGCACCGATGTATTCACCCAGCGCCTCGCTCAGCAATTCGTTGTCATCCACCAGGAGCACGTGAACCGGCCTTCCGGTCGACACGAGGGGCGATACACCGGGAGGCGATGAGGCGGGAGACACGGAGGCAGCATCCGCAGATCCCGCTTCGACCTCGCCCTTCTGCATCGTGTCCACGAGCTGCTGCACTTCCCTCATGGAGTCCTGCAGCGACAGGAACAACGACGCCAGCGGTGTATCTGCGGCAAGTCGACAGCCTGCGTCGATACGCAGACGCATGGGCATCAGCCGATTTCGCAGCTCATGGAGCTGCTCACGGAATTCTCCATGCAATGACTGGTCCATGCCTGCCGTGTCCCGACCGATTTCCATCATGTTCCCGTGCTGCCATCAGGTGATTGTGCGCACATATTCCGGAGCACCAATCCGGATCACCATGGTAGATAATGCCGAGCAGTGAGGCGGATTGCCAGCACGTTCCGTGAATCCGCTCCTGGTCGCCGTGAGGCGCTCTCGCCCCATGGATTCCCGTACCGGACCTCTATGCAACACACCGATATCCGCGCAGTCGTCATCGACGACAACCAGGACGTGCGCGACAGCATGGTGATGGTACTCGAGCTGATGGGCTGTTCCGCCCGGGCATTGCCGACAGCCGAGGAGTCTCTGCCTCTCCTTGCACACGAACAACCGCGTGACCACCCCATTCACATCGCATTCATCGACGTTTCACTGCCCGGAATGTCGGGCTACGAACTGGCCCGTGTCATTCGCGCCGCGAGCGTTCCGCGCCGCGCGATGCTCGTGGCCATGACCGGCTGGGGTACGGAGCGGGATCGTGAACGCGCGCTCGACGAGGGATTCGATGCTCATGTCGTGAAACCGCTCGACATGGAAAGATTGCGAAGTCTGCTCGACGCGGTACGGGGGCGATGAAAGCGGGGCCGCAGAGACATTCTGCGGCCCCGCTGGTTGTTCCATGCTTTCATTCTGCGGCCGTCAGGAAATCGGCTTCCGCCCCTGGATGATGCGCACCAGGATCATGACGATGGCGACGATGAGAAGAATGTGGACGAATCCACCGATCGTATAGGACGACACCATTCCGAGTGCCCAGAGTACCAGCAGCACGATGGCGAGGGTGGTCAGCATGTTGCCTCCTGTTGGGTTGTCTCACGAGGGGAGAGTACGAAACTCCCCTGTCCGCAACCAGTAGCCTTCGGCAGAGTCTTTCCCTCTCTCTTTTGGATGAGGAACACCCCCCGCCAATGGAGAGCAGAAAGATCGCTCCTGTGGGAACGCGCGTGGTCCATCGGAAACACCTACACTGATCACCGTAGACTGTGCGATGGACCAGACACCCTTGGAGGCCCTATGTCCGGGACGATGTCCAATTCGATCCCCTCCTTCATCTCGGTGACGCGCCAGCGAGTATCCGCCGCGATCACCTGCGCCGCCGTGGCCATGTCGATCGGCGCACCGCTGCCGTTGTGGGCACAGAGCGACAGCCAGATCCCCCAGAGCGCCATCAGCACCCCGCGTTCGTCGAGCACGGCCGGCAACACTCCGGACAGCGCCACCATCACGCAGCCGGTGCGGCGCACACCGCTGTTCCACAACAGCGGCTTCTATGTCTCTCTCGGCGGCGGAACGTCGTTGCCATCTCTCGAATTGAACGACCGCGGTTATCAGCCCGGGTTCAACATTCATGTTCCGATCGGCTATCATCGCCCCCAGCAGCTCCTCGGTGTGCGACTGGATCTCGGATACAACCGGCTCGGCAGCGACAAGAGTGTGATCGTGCACGACGCCTCGGGCCAGGGGTTCGCCATTCCCGCCAATCGACCGCAGATCTACTCCGCCACGCTCAACATGACGGCGCGGGGTCAGCTTGGCGCCTTCGGGATTTACGGGTTGGGCGGGGCCGGCGTGTATCAGTTCCGTTCTTTCGGCAGCAACTCGCCCATCGGCCAGGTGCTGGGCGAGCCGGAGACGCCTACCGAAGCCATCGAATACGGCAACGGCAACAAGATTCGCCGCAACGCCTTCGGTGCGCAGATCGGCGGAGGTGTGGAATTCGGAATCGGAGCCGCGGCCCTTTTTGTGGAATCGCGCTTCGTGAACGTGTTCGGCAATACCGATGATTTCTTCAACCGCCAGGAAGGCCTGGGCAGTCACAACGCCATCCGCTGGGTGCCGGTCGCCGTCGGTATCACGCTGCGCTGATTCGGCTCACCCACACAGCGTTTCACGAAGCCCGGCAAGGCTTCGCAGAGTGGCGCGGAGTTTCCACTCCCACCCCTCCCCACGAACGCGAATCGGATTGTCTCCCGCTTCGCTGCAGTCATAGAGCAGCACCCCATCACGCCCTAGGCGCGCTTCGACGCAGCCGGGGCGTGTGGCGTTCATCGCGCAGCACCACGCGCGGAGGATCCCCCCTGCCCTGACGACCGGCCGCGTCAGTGAACAGATTGCCCATCATGCGCGAGGCGATCGACTCGACGACCCTGCGGGGAACCCACCGCACCATCTTTCGCTGGGGCAGCCGCTTCCTGGTGGGTGCGGTATTGCTGGTGGGCCTGGCACCGATCGTCACCATTGCCACCTCACGTCCGACACGGACATTCGATCTCGACCGGATCAGTGCGCGACTGCATGCACTGGACTCGCTGCGCGATCAACGCATGGCTTTTACGGCGCCGGGACCGGGTGCCGCCGTCGATCCGTCGGGCACCCTGCGTGACTCGTTGATCGTGACGCTGCGTCAGCTTGGCGCGGTGCAACCGATCTTCCCGCGGCGCCGCGAGACCGCTTCCACCGCCCGACCATGGAACGCCCTCGCTCCCGATGCCGCCATGTTCCCCGGTCTGCGTTCGACGCAGTATCGGGGACCGAATCCGTCCATGATCATCGCGCGTGCACGTGAGGGATTCACCAGCGCGGAGATGTCGTATCTCGGTGTCATGGCACAGGCGCCGCTCTGGAACGATTTCGAAGGCCTCACCCGTCTGTCCCCCGCGGCCGGGCTTCTCCTGCCCGTCGATCGAAAGGAAAATCTCCGTGGCGATCGTCCCGGCAACGGCAGCAGCGTGCCCTTGCCCCCATTGCTCGCATTCGGCGAAGCACGACAACTGGCGATCGCTTCGGTGTATCGGGCGGCGTGGCTGCTCGCACGACACGATTCGGCGGGTGCCGAGCGTGCGTTGCGACAGGCATTGACCGTGGGCTTCGCGCTCATCGATGTGGGTACCGGAGCGGTGGATGCGCTGGCCGGCGCGATGTTCGTGGATCTCACACGTGATGGACTGCAACAGCTCCGCGCTCCGGATTCCCCTGCGGCGGCGATCAATCGCACGGCGCTCACCCGACCGCGTCTTTCCTTCATCGAAAGCATGATGAATCAGACGTCGGGCACGCCGCTGTTCCAGTTGCGGCGCGAACTCATCGACGCCGTATCCGACTCGGTGCTGCCGCGCGTCCTTCGTCTGCAGGCATTGCAGTCGCTGGTTCTCACCACCTGCGACGAGATACGCACGGCGCTGCTGGGTCCGGACGCTGCCATGCTGGAAGCGGCGGCGGAAGCGCGGCGCACGCTGATGCAGGTTCCCGCCGATCGGGCATTCTTCGACGCCATCGATGCCGCATTCATTTCGGGACCAACGCCAACGGTGCCCGTCCTCGCGGCAGCGAGGCCGACACCTGTCGGCACGACGTTCACGTCCGTAACCAACGGGGCCATCGGGCGGGCCGGTGATCTGGTGGCATGGGCGACACGCACGCCACGCATCGCCCGCTGCACCCGGCGCGCCCTGCCGGTGCGGTGACCATTCGCGGAACGGCCCGGTGGTCTCAGTTCGCCAGAGGCC
The DNA window shown above is from Gemmatimonas aurantiaca and carries:
- a CDS encoding PAS domain S-box protein, which codes for MAVPPRGAQKSFSNPFDRLTTRSLTWGAIVAAAVLAVNVPLTYRNTRQIEENAAWLAHSHEVVNELASLLILVKDAETGVRGFMITGDAQDTVPIAEVRKAIGQRVSALDTLLVDNTQQAERLARIDEVALLRMEALEQLQTIARVHGRDSARQVMIDARTNRIGDSLRRLVDEMTESEQHLLATRAGQAGRTYQQAARSGVFAGLAALVAFMGFVIVLRRELAARAQAASLLAEERERLDTTLRSIGDAVITTDPGGRISAMNAIAEQLTGLPSMVAVGKPLEEVYRIPFDPSVSHEEHPVRAVLAGRRSRSELHSLTLRSHDGTARPIDQTAAAIVTASGQRLGGVLVFRDVSEQQAAQQRIRAGQQRLQLALRSARLVSFDIAFDGGLLTLSENVADVLALSPGHTLRTLDDALAIVHADDLPEVIAALKSVEQPGDSFQVSCRIHREARGDIGWVEVRGEVQLTRDGKRLITGLVLDVTERVAAERSLRESEARFRSMADSAPVMIWMTASDGRFTYLNQRWYEFTGDSADDATALEAPFARIHPDDRMEQLRQFVEALDTHRTFRQEMRLRRHDGAYRWVINSATPRFGEHGEWRGFIGSIIDIEDRKLLENELRMLAADLSQADQRKDEFLATLAHELRNPLAPLRNGVEILRLATPTPEVLERTRGMMERQLGQLVRLVDDLLDVSRITSGKLELRHDLLTLQVKLTNASEASNPLLASRAQRLHISAPDEPVIVEGDAARLSQIFANLLDNASKYSPRDSDIHATITTTDTTAIVTIRDEGQGIPPHLLHKVFDLFAQVDRTLERTTGGLGIGLTLVKRLVEMHGGTITAESAGEGQGSTFTVTLPLAHAAAGSPHRRTQGAIRPQGEGLSIIICDDNVDASLTLETILRAGGHQVETVHDGLKALERAGTQPPAVMIIDLGMPGLNGFETAERIRQLPNGDRIVLIALTGWGNDDYRQRARAAGFDHHLVKPADPTVLGDLLARISRQRRASEHTAR
- a CDS encoding response regulator transcription factor — encoded protein: MSATTIRILLVDDHAILREGLAALLSSVDGMQVVGQAGDGATAIDLYRDLLPDVVICDLRMHPMDGTEVTSTIRAEFPSARIILLTTYDTDEEVFRGLRAGASSYVLKDVEPAHLVDTVQAVHAGRKAIAPSIAAKLAEHVANDALTARQLEVLGCLAQGRSNIEIAGTLYISEGTVKAHIKAILQKLGARDRTQAVTIGIKRGLIRGL
- a CDS encoding DUF4397 domain-containing protein; translated protein: MPNHTRTLALFAAAIIVTQACGREAGDDRTVETRTEDGTLAAMSADSADERGVALVRVVNAVPMSREMMIRADEMHVLPSVKFRGVSAYQPIDKTWAAFQIGDTVAGTFVPLNTNRELLTNGNRYSLIVLKNQEGTNFETLIVRDQLVQEPGKAAVRVVNAAPGLREVIVQPRNAERLVEGLDYGEEASYKMIEPWSGVLEIRADNRNESLITTPKMTFEAGKAYTLVISRTPQGKVDLFWFADSPMG
- a CDS encoding response regulator transcription factor, giving the protein MPMRLRIDAGCRLAADTPLASLFLSLQDSMREVQQLVDTMQKGEVEAGSADAASVSPASSPPGVSPLVSTGRPVHVLLVDDNELLSEALGEYIGADTRFARMLHASSAASARRMLETSTPDLIPDLIVVDVNLPDADGLVLCRELRSRYPSVGVAVMSGMVDSGLLTEVHASGAAGFLAKGGEPAALLNAMVQLAGSTSARSSTHG
- a CDS encoding response regulator codes for the protein MQHTDIRAVVIDDNQDVRDSMVMVLELMGCSARALPTAEESLPLLAHEQPRDHPIHIAFIDVSLPGMSGYELARVIRAASVPRRAMLVAMTGWGTERDRERALDEGFDAHVVKPLDMERLRSLLDAVRGR
- a CDS encoding lmo0937 family membrane protein — protein: MLTTLAIVLLVLWALGMVSSYTIGGFVHILLIVAIVMILVRIIQGRKPIS